In Puntigrus tetrazona isolate hp1 chromosome 24, ASM1883169v1, whole genome shotgun sequence, a genomic segment contains:
- the LOC122329678 gene encoding uncharacterized protein LOC122329678 isoform X3, translating into MRSLLLLTVLLALIREGEGQKPTVSLRPNFPKVFVGDDVTLICNRENGNKSTKWFYAGKQQPHKDYLMLLTAVTPENNGQYECEQAGTRSHPFNLVVLDLEPFAQLSPAAGGAVMTKGDGRHLVLQADDDLKDWSCFVLRGVSTFALKVDVDEKMNRAVIFAEFKEAERATFWCKKKKDVPRSNAVTLKKTEVRVMLDPPAVPALQGEPVALKCVVWGGPKVDKAIFYKNNNVIKSSSEDTYTISHATQSDNGKYSCHATYSFSHINKQAAWLEGDSDAQELKIIGGPPSAVISVSANNLQCSCPHCPDGCTSYEWYNIHFDDPHARVKLPENGEYILNKEGKFICRRKCGEGFSHFSHHFISKGSDTANLVPILVAAFVIFLGFLIILLVALKRRRGRSPIQDKDKKTGGDYEQIQLKGKDQGVYHTLGESQSKDQAEGGYEPLQKKQEEGVYHTVGPGEGQSEGQGGYEALKNVKAEVYQTLSSEGSKKPTGEAEGGYEQLPQKDKDYEVVKVEENQYEELKKQMGTEKE; encoded by the exons ATGAGGTCTCTGCTGTTACTAACAG TGTTGTTGGCTCTCATAAGGGAAGGTGAGGGACAGAAACCAACAG tgTCTCTCCGGCCAAACTTCCCAAAGGTGTTTGTTGGAGATGACGTCACTCTGATCTGTAACCGTGAAAACGGgaataaatcaacaaaatggTTTTATGCCGGAAAACAACAGCCACATAAGGATTATTTAATGCTTCTTACTGCAGTGACACCAGAAAACAATGGACAGTATGAATGTGAGCAGGCCGGGACGAGAAGCCACCCGTTCAACCTCGTTGTGCTGG acctAGAGCCTTTCGCTCAGCTCTCTCCAGCTGCAGGAGGTGCTGTGATGACCAAAGGAGATGGAAGACACCTGGTGCTGCAGGCAGATGATGATCTGAAGGACTGGTCTTGTTTTGTGTTGAGGGGAGTGAGCACCTTCGCTCTCAAAGTCGATGTTGATGAGAAGATGAACAGAGCTGTTATATTTGCAGAATTTAAGGAGGCAGAAAGAGCCACTTTCTGgtgcaagaaaaagaaagatgttCCTCGTAGCAATGCTGTGACGCTGAAAAAGACAG AGGTCAGGGTGATGTTGGATCCTCCGGCCGTTCCTGCGCTGCAGGGGGAGCCTGTGGCTCTCAAGTGTGTCGTCTGGGGTGGACCGAAGGTGGACAAAGCCATCTTCTATAAGAATAACAATGTAATCAAGAGCTCATCTGAAGACACATACACCATCTCCCACGCCACACAAAGTGATAACGGCAAGTACAGCTGCCACGCCACCTACAGTTTCAGTCACATCAACAAACAAGCTGCATGGCTGGAAGGAGATTCTGATGCTCAGGAGTTAAAGATTATAG GTGGACCTCCTTCTGCAGTGATTTCAGTGTCTGCTAACAATCTGCAGTGTTCCTGTCCTCACTGTCCTGATGGATGCACATCCTATGAATGGTATAACATACACTTTGACGATCCACACGCACGCGTAAAATTACCTGAAAACGGCGagtatatattaaacaaagaaGGAAAGTTCATCTGCCGGAGGAAATGCGGGGAAGGTTTCTCTCATTTCAGCCACCATTTCATCAGCAAAG GATCAGATACTGCAAACTTGGTGCCAATCTTGGTGGCGGCGTTTGTCATCTTTCTCGGGTTCTTGATCATCCTGCTGGTCGCGCTGAAACGCAGACGTGGAAGAAGCCCCATCCAGGATAAAGACAAGAAGACAGGTGGAGACTATGAGCAAATCCAACTCAAGGGCAAAGATCAGGGGGTTTATCACACCCTGGGCGAGAGCCAGAGCAAGGACCAGGCCGAGGGGGGTTACGAACCCCTACAAAAGAAGCAGGAGGAGGGTGTGTACCACACAGTAGGACCTGGAGAGGGTCAAAGTGAAGGTCAAGGTGGTTACGAGGCTCTTAAGAACGTCAAAGCTGAGGTGTACCAGACGCTGAGTTCAGAAGGCTCAAAAAAGCCAACAGGAGAAGCAGAGGGAGGGTATGAGCAGCTTCCTCAGAAAGACAAAGATTACGAGGTCGTGAAAGTGGAGGAAAATCAATACGAAGAACTGAAAAAGCAGATGGGCACAGAGAAAGAATAA
- the slc17a7b gene encoding vesicular glutamate transporter 1 isoform X2 — protein MCVCVCCRWKGSRSAQSPVGPAVELQRMEVRPERFKAAAAKTLGRINRVLEKRQENGETIELSAEGRPELQEEKELPVVDCTCFGLPRRYIIAILSGLGFCISFGIRCNLGVAVVSMVNNHTVYREGKPYVVKAQFSWDPETVGMIHGSFFWGYIVTQIPGGFICQKFAANRVFGFAIVATSILNMMIPTAARMHFGCVIIVRILQGLVEGVSYPACHGIWAKWAPPLERSRLATTAFCGSYAGAVIAMPLAGVLVQYSGWSSVFYVYGSFGICWYLFWILVSYESPAAHPTITPEERKYIEDAIGESAGLMNPLTKFNTPWRQFFTSMPVYAIIVANFCRSWTFYLLLISQPAYFEEVFKFEISKVGILSALPHLVMTIVVPIGGQLADYLRTHNIMTTTNVRKLMNCGGFGLEATFLLVVGFSHTKGVAISFLVLAVGFSGFAISGFNVNHLDIAPRYASILMGISNGVGTLSGMVCPLIVGAMTKNKAYSRQERSSRGRSQRT, from the exons GGTCCTCGAGAAGCGTCAGGAGAATGGAGAGACGATCGAGTTGTCGGCAGAAGGTCGTCCAGAGCTGCAGGAGGAGAAGGAGCTTCCGGTGGTGGACTGCACGTGTTTCGGTCTGCCGCGCCGCTACATCATCGCCATATTATCAGGCCTGGGCTTCTGCATCTCTTTCGGTATCCGCTGTAATCTGGGCGTGGCCGTGGTCAGTATGGTGAACAACCACACCGTCTACAGAGAAGGCAAGCCGTACGTCGTG AAAGCTCAGTTCTCCTGGGATCCAGAGACTGTAGGAATGATTCACGGCTCGTTTTTTTGGGGATATATAGTCACTCAGATTCCTGGAGGTTTCATCTGTCAGAAATTCGCAGCTAACAG ggtttttggTTTTGCGATCGTGGCCACGTCCATCCTGAATATGATGATTCCCACAGCAGCACGAATGCACTTCGGCTGTGTGATTATAGTCAGGATACTACAGGGGCTGGTGGAG GGCGTATCTTACCCAGCATGCCACGGGATCTGGGCGAAATGGGCGCCGCCCCTCGAGCGAAGCCGATTGGCCACAACAGCGTTCTGTG gcTCGTACGCAGGAGCAGTGATAGCCATGCCGTTAGCTGGAGTTCTGGTTCAGTATTCAGGCTGGTCCTCGGTCTTCTACGTATACG gTAGTTTTGGCATCTGCTGGTATTTGTTCTGGATCCTGGTGTCGTACGAGAGCCCAGCAGCTCACCCCACCATCACTCCAGAGGAGAGGAAGTACATCGAGGACGCCATCGGAGAATCGGCTGGACTGATGAACCCGCTGACG AAGTTCAACACTCCCTGGCGACAGTTCTTCACGTCCATGCCCGTCTACGCCATCATCGTGGCCAATTTCTGCAGGAGCTGGACCTTTTACCTGCTGCTCATCAGTCAGCCGGCGTATTTCGAGGAGGTGTTTAAGTTTGAGATTAGCAAG GTGGGAATCCTCTCAGCTCTCCCTCATCTGGTGATGACCATCGTGGTGCCGATCGGAGGACAGCTGGCCGACTACCTGAGGACTCACAACATCATGACCACCACCAATGTCAGGAAACTCATGAACTGTGGAG gtttCGGGTTGGAGGCCACGTTTCTTCTGGTCGTGGGTTTTTCTCACACTAAAGGAGTTGCCATCTCCTTTCTGGTCCTTGCTGTTGGATTCAGTGGTTTCGCTATCTCAG GGTTCAATGTCAATCACCTGGACATCGCTCCACGTTACGCCAGTATTCTGATGGGCATCTCTAACGGCGTTGGGACGCTCTCTGGCATGGTGTGTCCTCTGATTGTCGGTGCCATGACCAAAAACAAG GCCTATTCGCGTCAGGAGAGAAGCAGCCGTGGGCGGAGCCAGAGAACATGA
- the LOC122329689 gene encoding uncharacterized protein LOC122329689, giving the protein MPRVDKHLDQLGWACGPWQYWTLLFSLHGAHTTFMMDIVLWPHQAYAAAYLDDMVVHSETWEDHLECLQRVLSELRRAGLTANPANAILRFRKRSTWITRLVKKNVEAVQKAQRPLFKTQVRAFLGLAGYYRYYFFSLAASLTDLTRKGQPKKGELDASSGESLLKGEIGYKSVASYNHLLHLSPGILDHFSFTNCSRSLILKGHLFPTAILRFLHRCSMGFRSGLIASHFRTLQRFVAIHFWVLFEVCLGSLSCWKNQDLGCKNLSDTGPYITIQNPLVILRYHDALHTVKTPSARGSQTTPKHL; this is encoded by the exons ATGCCCCGGGTGGACAAACACTTGGATCAACTGGGATGGGCCTG TGGCCCCTGGCAATACTGGACCCTTCTCTTCAGCCTACACGGGGCACACACCACGTTCATGATGGACATCGTCTTGTGGCCCCATCAGGCCTATGCAGCTGCCTACCTCGATGACATGGTTGTCCATTCCGAGACGTGGGAGGACCATCTGGAGTGTCTGCAGAGGGTGCTTTCAGAACTTCGGAGGGCTGGGCTCACCGCCAACCCCGCAAATGCCATCTTGCGCTTTCGGAAGCGAAGTACCTGGATTACCAGGTTGGTAAAAAAGAATGTGGAAGCGGTCCAGAAGGCCCAGAGGCCCCTTTTCAAGACCCAGGTAAGAgctttcttggggttggcgggGTATTATCGGTATTACTTCTTCTCTTTAGCCGCCTCCCTGACAGATCTGACtaggaaggggcagccgaagAAAGGTGAATTGGACGCCAGCAGTGGAGAAAGCCTTTTAAAGGGTGAAATAGGCTATAAATCAGTCGCTTCCTATAACCATCTATTACACCTCTCACCCGGAATTTTGGACCACTTTTCCTTCACAAACTGCTCCAGGTCTCTCATATTGAAAGGGCACCTTTTCCCAACAGCAATTTTAAGATTCCTCCACAGGTGTTCAATGGGATTTAGATCTGGACTCATTGCTAGCCACTTCAGAACTCTCCAGCGCTTTGTTGCCATCCATTTTTGGGTGCTTTTTGAAgtatgtttggggtcattgtcctgctggaagaACCAAGATCTTGGATGCAAAAATCTTTCTGACACTGGGCCCTACATTACAATCCAAAATCCTTTGGTAATCCTCAGATATCATGATGCCTTGCACACAGTCAAGACACCCAGTGCCAGAGGCAGCCAAACAACCCCAAAACATCTTTGA
- the LOC122329678 gene encoding uncharacterized protein LOC122329678 isoform X1, translating to MQTAQIGSARLIDMRSLLLLTVLLALIREGEGQKPTVSLRPNFPKVFVGDDVTLICNRENGNKSTKWFYAGKQQPHKDYLMLLTAVTPENNGQYECEQAGTRSHPFNLVVLDLEPFAQLSPAAGGAVMTKGDGRHLVLQADDDLKDWSCFVLRGVSTFALKVDVDEKMNRAVIFAEFKEAERATFWCKKKKDVPRSNAVTLKKTEVRVMLDPPAVPALQGEPVALKCVVWGGPKVDKAIFYKNNNVIKSSSEDTYTISHATQSDNGKYSCHATYSFSHINKQAAWLEGDSDAQELKIIGGPPSAVISVSANNLQCSCPHCPDGCTSYEWYNIHFDDPHARVKLPENGEYILNKEGKFICRRKCGEGFSHFSHHFISKGSDTANLVPILVAAFVIFLGFLIILLVALKRRRGRSPIQDKDKKTGGDYEQIQLKGKDQGVYHTLGESQSKDQAEGGYEPLQKKQEEGVYHTVGPGEGQSEGQGGYEALKNVKAEVYQTLSSEGSKKPTGEAEGGYEQLPQKDKDYEVVKVEENQYEELKKQMGTEKE from the exons ATGCag ACAGCACAGATCGGCTCGGCTCGGCTGATAGACATGAGGTCTCTGCTGTTACTAACAG TGTTGTTGGCTCTCATAAGGGAAGGTGAGGGACAGAAACCAACAG tgTCTCTCCGGCCAAACTTCCCAAAGGTGTTTGTTGGAGATGACGTCACTCTGATCTGTAACCGTGAAAACGGgaataaatcaacaaaatggTTTTATGCCGGAAAACAACAGCCACATAAGGATTATTTAATGCTTCTTACTGCAGTGACACCAGAAAACAATGGACAGTATGAATGTGAGCAGGCCGGGACGAGAAGCCACCCGTTCAACCTCGTTGTGCTGG acctAGAGCCTTTCGCTCAGCTCTCTCCAGCTGCAGGAGGTGCTGTGATGACCAAAGGAGATGGAAGACACCTGGTGCTGCAGGCAGATGATGATCTGAAGGACTGGTCTTGTTTTGTGTTGAGGGGAGTGAGCACCTTCGCTCTCAAAGTCGATGTTGATGAGAAGATGAACAGAGCTGTTATATTTGCAGAATTTAAGGAGGCAGAAAGAGCCACTTTCTGgtgcaagaaaaagaaagatgttCCTCGTAGCAATGCTGTGACGCTGAAAAAGACAG AGGTCAGGGTGATGTTGGATCCTCCGGCCGTTCCTGCGCTGCAGGGGGAGCCTGTGGCTCTCAAGTGTGTCGTCTGGGGTGGACCGAAGGTGGACAAAGCCATCTTCTATAAGAATAACAATGTAATCAAGAGCTCATCTGAAGACACATACACCATCTCCCACGCCACACAAAGTGATAACGGCAAGTACAGCTGCCACGCCACCTACAGTTTCAGTCACATCAACAAACAAGCTGCATGGCTGGAAGGAGATTCTGATGCTCAGGAGTTAAAGATTATAG GTGGACCTCCTTCTGCAGTGATTTCAGTGTCTGCTAACAATCTGCAGTGTTCCTGTCCTCACTGTCCTGATGGATGCACATCCTATGAATGGTATAACATACACTTTGACGATCCACACGCACGCGTAAAATTACCTGAAAACGGCGagtatatattaaacaaagaaGGAAAGTTCATCTGCCGGAGGAAATGCGGGGAAGGTTTCTCTCATTTCAGCCACCATTTCATCAGCAAAG GATCAGATACTGCAAACTTGGTGCCAATCTTGGTGGCGGCGTTTGTCATCTTTCTCGGGTTCTTGATCATCCTGCTGGTCGCGCTGAAACGCAGACGTGGAAGAAGCCCCATCCAGGATAAAGACAAGAAGACAGGTGGAGACTATGAGCAAATCCAACTCAAGGGCAAAGATCAGGGGGTTTATCACACCCTGGGCGAGAGCCAGAGCAAGGACCAGGCCGAGGGGGGTTACGAACCCCTACAAAAGAAGCAGGAGGAGGGTGTGTACCACACAGTAGGACCTGGAGAGGGTCAAAGTGAAGGTCAAGGTGGTTACGAGGCTCTTAAGAACGTCAAAGCTGAGGTGTACCAGACGCTGAGTTCAGAAGGCTCAAAAAAGCCAACAGGAGAAGCAGAGGGAGGGTATGAGCAGCTTCCTCAGAAAGACAAAGATTACGAGGTCGTGAAAGTGGAGGAAAATCAATACGAAGAACTGAAAAAGCAGATGGGCACAGAGAAAGAATAA
- the LOC122329678 gene encoding high affinity immunoglobulin gamma Fc receptor I isoform X6 → MQTAQIGSARLIDMRSLLLLTVLLALIREGEGQKPTVSLRPNFPKVFVGDDVTLICNRENGNKSTKWFYAGKQQPHKDYLMLLTAVTPENNGQYECEQAGTRSHPFNLVVLDLEPFAQLSPAAGGAVMTKGDGRHLVLQADDDLKDWSCFVLRGVSTFALKVDVDEKMNRAVIFAEFKEAERATFWCKKKKDVPRSNAVTLKKTEVRVMLDPPAVPALQGEPVALKCVVWGGPKVDKAIFYKNNNVIKSSSEDTYTISHATQSDNGKYSCHATYSFSHINKQAAWLEGDSDAQELKIIGSDTANLVPILVAAFVIFLGFLIILLVALKRRRGRSPIQDKDKKTGGDYEQIQLKGKDQGVYHTLGESQSKDQAEGGYEPLQKKQEEGVYHTVGPGEGQSEGQGGYEALKNVKAEVYQTLSSEGSKKPTGEAEGGYEQLPQKDKDYEVVKVEENQYEELKKQMGTEKE, encoded by the exons ATGCag ACAGCACAGATCGGCTCGGCTCGGCTGATAGACATGAGGTCTCTGCTGTTACTAACAG TGTTGTTGGCTCTCATAAGGGAAGGTGAGGGACAGAAACCAACAG tgTCTCTCCGGCCAAACTTCCCAAAGGTGTTTGTTGGAGATGACGTCACTCTGATCTGTAACCGTGAAAACGGgaataaatcaacaaaatggTTTTATGCCGGAAAACAACAGCCACATAAGGATTATTTAATGCTTCTTACTGCAGTGACACCAGAAAACAATGGACAGTATGAATGTGAGCAGGCCGGGACGAGAAGCCACCCGTTCAACCTCGTTGTGCTGG acctAGAGCCTTTCGCTCAGCTCTCTCCAGCTGCAGGAGGTGCTGTGATGACCAAAGGAGATGGAAGACACCTGGTGCTGCAGGCAGATGATGATCTGAAGGACTGGTCTTGTTTTGTGTTGAGGGGAGTGAGCACCTTCGCTCTCAAAGTCGATGTTGATGAGAAGATGAACAGAGCTGTTATATTTGCAGAATTTAAGGAGGCAGAAAGAGCCACTTTCTGgtgcaagaaaaagaaagatgttCCTCGTAGCAATGCTGTGACGCTGAAAAAGACAG AGGTCAGGGTGATGTTGGATCCTCCGGCCGTTCCTGCGCTGCAGGGGGAGCCTGTGGCTCTCAAGTGTGTCGTCTGGGGTGGACCGAAGGTGGACAAAGCCATCTTCTATAAGAATAACAATGTAATCAAGAGCTCATCTGAAGACACATACACCATCTCCCACGCCACACAAAGTGATAACGGCAAGTACAGCTGCCACGCCACCTACAGTTTCAGTCACATCAACAAACAAGCTGCATGGCTGGAAGGAGATTCTGATGCTCAGGAGTTAAAGATTATAG GATCAGATACTGCAAACTTGGTGCCAATCTTGGTGGCGGCGTTTGTCATCTTTCTCGGGTTCTTGATCATCCTGCTGGTCGCGCTGAAACGCAGACGTGGAAGAAGCCCCATCCAGGATAAAGACAAGAAGACAGGTGGAGACTATGAGCAAATCCAACTCAAGGGCAAAGATCAGGGGGTTTATCACACCCTGGGCGAGAGCCAGAGCAAGGACCAGGCCGAGGGGGGTTACGAACCCCTACAAAAGAAGCAGGAGGAGGGTGTGTACCACACAGTAGGACCTGGAGAGGGTCAAAGTGAAGGTCAAGGTGGTTACGAGGCTCTTAAGAACGTCAAAGCTGAGGTGTACCAGACGCTGAGTTCAGAAGGCTCAAAAAAGCCAACAGGAGAAGCAGAGGGAGGGTATGAGCAGCTTCCTCAGAAAGACAAAGATTACGAGGTCGTGAAAGTGGAGGAAAATCAATACGAAGAACTGAAAAAGCAGATGGGCACAGAGAAAGAATAA
- the slc17a7b gene encoding vesicular glutamate transporter 1 isoform X1 — MCVCVCCRWKGSRSAQSPVGPAVELQRMEVRPERFKAAAAKTLGRINRVLEKRQENGETIELSAEGRPELQEEKELPVVDCTCFGLPRRYIIAILSGLGFCISFGIRCNLGVAVVSMVNNHTVYREGKPYVVKAQFSWDPETVGMIHGSFFWGYIVTQIPGGFICQKFAANRVFGFAIVATSILNMMIPTAARMHFGCVIIVRILQGLVEGVSYPACHGIWAKWAPPLERSRLATTAFCGSYAGAVIAMPLAGVLVQYSGWSSVFYVYGSFGICWYLFWILVSYESPAAHPTITPEERKYIEDAIGESAGLMNPLTKFNTPWRQFFTSMPVYAIIVANFCRSWTFYLLLISQPAYFEEVFKFEISKVGILSALPHLVMTIVVPIGGQLADYLRTHNIMTTTNVRKLMNCGGFGLEATFLLVVGFSHTKGVAISFLVLAVGFSGFAISGFNVNHLDIAPRYASILMGISNGVGTLSGMVCPLIVGAMTKNKTREEWQYVFLIASLVHYGGVIFYGLFASGEKQPWAEPENMSEEKCGILGEDELANETEELYRSAGGGYGATIQSGDPNGAGTGGGGAGGSWASDWDKTEEYVQPVGTNSFLYGGEGSERMIVRLRDQQ; from the exons GGTCCTCGAGAAGCGTCAGGAGAATGGAGAGACGATCGAGTTGTCGGCAGAAGGTCGTCCAGAGCTGCAGGAGGAGAAGGAGCTTCCGGTGGTGGACTGCACGTGTTTCGGTCTGCCGCGCCGCTACATCATCGCCATATTATCAGGCCTGGGCTTCTGCATCTCTTTCGGTATCCGCTGTAATCTGGGCGTGGCCGTGGTCAGTATGGTGAACAACCACACCGTCTACAGAGAAGGCAAGCCGTACGTCGTG AAAGCTCAGTTCTCCTGGGATCCAGAGACTGTAGGAATGATTCACGGCTCGTTTTTTTGGGGATATATAGTCACTCAGATTCCTGGAGGTTTCATCTGTCAGAAATTCGCAGCTAACAG ggtttttggTTTTGCGATCGTGGCCACGTCCATCCTGAATATGATGATTCCCACAGCAGCACGAATGCACTTCGGCTGTGTGATTATAGTCAGGATACTACAGGGGCTGGTGGAG GGCGTATCTTACCCAGCATGCCACGGGATCTGGGCGAAATGGGCGCCGCCCCTCGAGCGAAGCCGATTGGCCACAACAGCGTTCTGTG gcTCGTACGCAGGAGCAGTGATAGCCATGCCGTTAGCTGGAGTTCTGGTTCAGTATTCAGGCTGGTCCTCGGTCTTCTACGTATACG gTAGTTTTGGCATCTGCTGGTATTTGTTCTGGATCCTGGTGTCGTACGAGAGCCCAGCAGCTCACCCCACCATCACTCCAGAGGAGAGGAAGTACATCGAGGACGCCATCGGAGAATCGGCTGGACTGATGAACCCGCTGACG AAGTTCAACACTCCCTGGCGACAGTTCTTCACGTCCATGCCCGTCTACGCCATCATCGTGGCCAATTTCTGCAGGAGCTGGACCTTTTACCTGCTGCTCATCAGTCAGCCGGCGTATTTCGAGGAGGTGTTTAAGTTTGAGATTAGCAAG GTGGGAATCCTCTCAGCTCTCCCTCATCTGGTGATGACCATCGTGGTGCCGATCGGAGGACAGCTGGCCGACTACCTGAGGACTCACAACATCATGACCACCACCAATGTCAGGAAACTCATGAACTGTGGAG gtttCGGGTTGGAGGCCACGTTTCTTCTGGTCGTGGGTTTTTCTCACACTAAAGGAGTTGCCATCTCCTTTCTGGTCCTTGCTGTTGGATTCAGTGGTTTCGCTATCTCAG GGTTCAATGTCAATCACCTGGACATCGCTCCACGTTACGCCAGTATTCTGATGGGCATCTCTAACGGCGTTGGGACGCTCTCTGGCATGGTGTGTCCTCTGATTGTCGGTGCCATGACCAAAAACAAG aCGCGGGAGGAGTGGCAGTATGTGTTTCTCATTGCATCACTTGTTCATTATGGTGGAGTTATCTTCTACG GCCTATTCGCGTCAGGAGAGAAGCAGCCGTGGGCGGAGCCAGAGAACATGAGCGAGGAGAAATGCGGGATTCTGGGAGAAGACGAGCTGGCGAATGAAACAGAAGAGCTTTACCGCTCAGCGGGCGGCGGCTACGGAGCCACCATCCAATCAGGTGACCCCAATGGGGCGGGGACTGGAGGGGGCGGAGCTGGAGGAAGCTGGGCCTCAGACTGGGACAAAACAGAGGAATACGTCCAACCTGTGGGAACAAACAGCTTCCTGTACGGAGGAGAGGGCAGCGAGCGGATGATTGTGAGGCTCAGAGATCAACAGTAA